In Nanoarchaeota archaeon, the DNA window ATTTTAATACTGAAGCTTCATCAAGCACTGTCATATGAATTCACCAAAATAATCATTTCAAGTCTTTCCTCAATCGCTCCGCCAATTCCCCAATCTTCACCCTCACCTGCTTTCCTGTATCGCGCTCGCGTATTGTGACATCTTTCTTTTCAAGCGAGTCGTAGTCTATTGTCACGCAGAACGGCGTTCCGACTTCATCCATCCGCGCGTATCTTTTCCCGATGCTTCCGGCTTCATCATATGATGCCATGAATTCTTTTGCAAGCATCGCATGGACTTCGCGCGCCTTTACATCAAGATTGTCGCGCGCCATAAGCGGAAATACTGCAACCTGTATCGGCGCAAGGTGATTTGGCAAGTTCAAAACATTGCGCTCGCCAACGCCTGCATCAGGCTTGTAGCAGATATCCAGTATTGCAAAAGCAGGCCTGTCTGTACCAAATGCAATCTCAATTATCTGCGGGAATATTTTGTTGTTCTCTTCGTCAGGCACTGACATATCAGTTCCTGATGCCTTTGAGTGGTTGCCAATATCATAATCCGTCCGGTCTGAAATTCCGCACATCTCGGTCCAGCCGAAGCTTTCAAGCTCGGCTTCGAGGTCCCATGTATCGTCTGAATAAAATGCCTTTTCGTCCGGCGCGTGCTGCCTGAAGCGGATTTTTTCCTGCGGGATACCGAGCTCAAGAAATATTTTGTATGAGACATAAAGCGTCCATGCATAGGCTTTGTTTTTCAGGACATTGCTGTTAATCGCTTCGTCAAGTGATGTTGATGCAGGATCTTTTTTATTATCCTGCATATACCACGTCCATAGCGGCAGCTTCTCTTTTTTAACCTTTTCAAAAGGCTTCCAATCATGCTTGAGTTTTTTTGTCAGGAATAATTGCGCCTCTGCCTGTGTGAACTCCCTGCACCGGATAACGTGCTGGCGCGGGGAAATCTCGTTCCTGAAAGCCTTTCCTATCTGAAAGACCCCGAACGGGAACTTCTTTCTGAAAAATTCATAATATCTTTTGAAAGGAAGATAAGTTGTTGTCGCTGTCTCGGGCCGATTGTACGCCTCAGTATTTGTTCCAATCGTTGTGCGCATCATCAGGTTATGCCTGCGGATTTCGGGAAGGAACTTGGAGCCGCATGTAGGGCATTTCACGCGCAGGTCATTGATGTAATCGAGAAACTGGTGCTCTTTGAATGCAGAAACAATAACATCCGGATATTTTTCTTCAATCAATTTGTCAATCCGAAAAACGCCTTTGCACTTGCTGCATTCAACAAGCGGGTCGGTGAATCCTTCCAAGTGGCCGGATGCCTTCCAGACCTCGCGCGGCATAACAATCGGGCATTCCACTTCCCAGAAATTGTGCGCAATGAAGACCTCGCGAATCTTATTCTCAATATTATTCTTAAGCCTTTTGCCAAGCGGCGCGTAAGTGAAAAAACCCGCGAGCCCGCCGTATATCTCAGGCTCCGGCCCCCACACAAAACCGCGGTGGGTAAGCATCTGAATTAGCTGTTCCTGGAATTTTTTGTTTGACGGCATGAAAAACATCCTTTGTAAAGACTATGGCAGATAAGGAATTTAAAGGTATTTTAAAACCATGGGTTAACGATTAAGTACGTTTGTTTTATATTCTGCAGCCATTCAGCTATTTATGCCGCATAATGCAATAACGCATATGAATGTTTCAAATTTCCTAAAAAGCGCGGGTTATTTCTTCCTGCTCATGCGCCCGTTCTCAAAGCCTGAAAAAGACGCTCTTGACACGATTCTCCCGGACCTGCCGAAAGACGCGCGCACCACTGCAAAAAAGCTCGTAAAGCAATACAAAGCAAGAATCGCAAGAAAACAAATGCCTTACAGCGAAAAAATAACTTCCATAAGGCATTATTCGCTGCTTGAAGCATACGGCGAAGAATCAAAAGACGAAATTGCGCGCTTGAATAAGATTCTAATAGATGCAGCAGAAACCCGCATAACTGAAGAGTTTTCAAAAAACGCGTGGCAGAACCTCCAGAAGATTTTTGCTCCACACCTCATAGGATTTGACGACATAAAAAAAGGAGTTCTGCTCCAGATATTTTCAAAGGATCCAGTTCACGTTCTTCTTATCGGAGACACAGGAACCGGAAAAACAGACATCCTGCGCGCAGCAGAAGACATCTCACCCATTTCAGCATTCGGCCTTGGCTCAGGAACATCAAACACAGGCCTTACAGCCACAGTGCGCGGAAAAGAAGTAAGAAAAGGCATACTTTCGCTTGCCGACAACGGCATGGCGCTGATTGATGAACTGAACCTTATGAAAACCGAAGACCGCGCAGGGCTTTACAATGCAATGGAAAAAGGCTTTATCACATTTGACAAAGGCGGCAACCACTTTAAGTTCGATGCGCGCTGTTCTGTACTAGCCAGTGCAAACCCGAAAGGGAGTAAATTCAAAGGAACTACGCTTAAAGAAACAAAAGCCCAAATGCCGTTTGAGCCTGCGCTTATTTCAAGATTCCATCTAATATACCTCATTCGCGAGCAGACAATAACTCAATTCATGAAAATCGCTGACAGCGTTCTCGCGCACACCGATTCTGCAAATAAAAAAGACGCGGAATTCCTCAAAAAGTACATTGAAAAAGCAAAGTCACTTAATGTTGATTTCAACGAGACATACAACGCTGCAATAAAGGAATTTGTCAAAAAAGCAAAAGAAAGTGAAAGCCGCCTCGTGATAGAAGTGACGCCGCGGTTTGTTGTGGGATTGAAGCGAATGATTGATGCAAGCGCGCGGATTGAACAGCGCAGCCGCGTTGAGAAAAAAGATGTGCTGCGCGCAATTGAAGCTGTTTCTTACGCGCTGAGTACGGCAAGGATTTGAGGCATCACAGTGATTTTATAACCTCATACGCCGCTAGCAAATCCGCATTGTCGACATAAATCAGCAGCTCCGGCGTTGATGTGAGCAGCTCAACGACATTTATTTTGTTCATCGCAAGCTCTGCGCTGACGTAGGAAACTATACCGCGCGTCTCTATCGCATCATGCGGAAAAATTACGTCGATTTCAGCGATATTGTCGCGCGCTTCAATTATGTCTTTTGCGTCAAAAATCTCTTTGATTTGTTTTGCGCGCGATTTGTCCAGAAATATCTTTATAGACAGTGAGCTCTGGACAATTTTGAATGTCTCGCTTGGCGCATGATTGATGGATTTAACCGCTTGCGCAAGCTTTTCAAGCGCAGCTTCTGAGTTTTTGAGGCATATGATTGCGATATTGTCTTTCGCGCTTGTGCGCATGTTTTTTATCAGATGCTGCAAATCTTTTGATTTTAAGGATTCTTGTGGGTGCCTGCGCAAGGCCATAATCAGCGCTTCAGACTGCTTAATCGGGATTTTCTCGTGTTCTGCAATGTAGCGCGCAAGTGCCCTGCGATTAATCAGGCCTTTGTTTCGGGCTTCGCGCACATCGGGGTTTTTGCTGAAAAAACGCTCAAGAGTTAATTCTATTTGGGACATAATACAATATTATTGGTCAAAATTTATATAGTTTGCGCGTTTATGACCAAACATTTAAATACCTGGTAGTGACTAAGATAGAAGACCAATAACAAAAGGTGATTGGAATGAATGGATTAAACGAAATAAACAAAAATGGCGAAAACGGTGAAAACCGGTGGCTACATTGACGGATTTAAAGAGGCGAAACGCCTTGTTTCTGAAGGAAGGGCGCAATTAGAATCTGCGAAATACTTAGAATCACATATTACAGACCTGGAATTTGTAGGTCTTTGCAGAAGAGCTGATGAAACACAGAAAGAAACACAGAAAAACGCAAGCGAAAAAATATCGCGCGGGCTTGAAATATATCGCAGCTTGCTAAGGCATAAAAACATACAGCATTTTCCGCGGGTAAAAACTGCCATAGAATACACAATAAATGAATTTGAAAGGCACATTCCATCTTCAGTGCAGGCAAAATGTTATGGCGCGCTTTTTATAGGGCCTGAATAAGCGGTGATGCGATGGTAAAACCACATTATATGGACCTTGTTGAAAGCAGCGAACTTGGAGAAAAATTGGCCGAAATTATGACACGAACATTTTATAATCTGGTTGATACACCATTCAAAAATCTGGGTGATCATCACGGTTGCAGTGCGGCATGCGAAATTAGGGAAATTGGCAGACTCAAACAACAGATGACTGATCAATCCCACACATACTTGGGCGAAGAAATTTACAAAGACGCGATACTCGAATTAACAGAACGGATAGACGATATAATCACTGAAAATAAAATAAATGATGGAAATCATTTTCAGGATTGCTCAAACTATGCTGCATTAATCAACAGGTATCTTGGGGAGTTGAAGTATGCGCGACAAGCGGAAGATTTTGGAAGAACTATGAAATCCTTTTAAAGAATCAAATACAGCATGATATATATGGTCGTTCAAAAAGTCACCCCTTGGGAAGTCGAAGGAACTGTAGATTATGACAAGCTCATTAAAGAGTTCGGGACAAAACCAGTAGACGCGCAGCTTAAGGCAAAAATTGAGAAGATAACTGGCGAATCAAACATATTTATGCGCCGCGGCTTCTATTACTCGCACAGGGATATGGACTTGATACTGAAGGATTATGAAAGCGGCAAAGGTTTTTTTCTTTACAATGGAATCGCGACAGGAGGGGAAATCCATATCGGGCACTTGATTTCTTTCATTTTCGCAAAATGGCTGCAGGATAAATTCAAGGTAAATTATTACATCCAGATACCTGATGAAGAGAAATTCCTATTTAAGCAAAACCTCAACTGGGAAGACATGCAAAACAGGGCAATGGAAAACGCGCTTCATCTCGCCGCCCTTGGTTTTGACCCTGACAGGACGTTCATGTTCCGGAACACAGAATACATAAAACAAATGTATCCGATTGCCATGAAAGTAGCAAAAAAAGTAAATTATTCCACTGTTAAAGCAGTCTTCGGATTTAATGACCAGTCAAATATCGGCATGATATTTTATCCCGCATTGCAGATTGTGCCAACGTTTTTTGAAAATAAGAGATGCCTGATACCTGCGGGAATTGATCAGGATAATTACTGGAGGCCTCAGCGCGACATCGCAGAATCCCTTGGCGGCTGCAAAACTGCAGCAATGCATAATAAATTCCTTCCGCCTTTGACAGGCATCTCGGGAAAAATGAGTGCGAGCGCAAAAGACACCGCCATTTATCTTTCTGATGACGAAAAAACAGTAAAGCAAAAGGTCATGAAATACGCATTCTCAGGCGGTCAGCCAACAGTAGAAGAACATAGAAAACTGGGCGGAAACCCCGACATAGATGTTTCATTCCAATGGCTCTCGATTTTATTTGAAGAAGATGACAAAAAACTCGAACAAATCCGAGAGGACTACAAAAGCGGAAAGCTTCTCAGTGGTGAAATGAAACAGATTCTTATAGAGAAACTCAATGCATTTTTGCGCGAACATAAAAAGAAAAAAGAAAATGCAAAAGCGCTTGCAGAAAAGATAATGTATTCGGGCAAACTCGCACAAGCAATGTGGAAATGTTAAGTCTATAATTCATGCTCTGAAATCCTTCCAAACAGCCACACCAGCATCAACGCAGTAATTCCAAGTACATTCGGCAGCCCATAATTGAAGCTAAGCGATTCAAAAAGAACATATATGATAGCTTCAAGAAAATAGATTTTTCGCAAAGTGTTAAATCTATGCGCCTCAGCGCGTTTTAGAACGTATTCTGAAAGCATCCGTGAAATTCCAAGAGCATCAACAGCCCGCAAAACAGCAAGGGCTGCAAAATAAAACCCGATTTGCAAAGAAGCGGCTTTCATAATAAGGAAAAGCACAAACATTGCAATTATATCTATGAGAACGCCAAGCCCGTTTTTTGGAGGAAAACGCTTCACTGAATGCTTGTGCCGGACCCAGTACGCCACAATAAGAACGTATGTGAATATGAATAAAACATACTGCACGGTATTAGAAACGCCAATCCAATCAAAGAATCCCTGCACCAATATGATAGCAAGTAACCCAGTCACTAGTTTATGGCTTATGCCGCCATAGTGTTTTTCCATAAATATCTATTACAAGCAACTATTTTTCTATATCTTAAGGAAACTGAAAATTCGCTCGAAAATCGACATGGCAGGCCCTCCCTTTGTTGGCGGCTGCCATTCGATTCCGCCTATTTTTGCCGCAAGCGCCTTCATGGCCACTGCAGATTTTGAACTCGGAGAATAAGCTGTAACCGGCGTCTTTGCTGCAAGAGAATCGTGCACAGTAGGATCTTCAGGAATTGATGCGATTATCGGATGCCCCAAAAGAGACTCGATATCTGCATTTGAAAGCTCTGATGAATGCCCGCGAACGCGGTTTAAGACAACACCGATAACACCAACGCCAAGCTCTTCTGCAAGCTTTATTGTCTTAAGCGCGTCAGTTACTGCCGGAAGCTGAGGATTTGTGACAATCAAAAGCTCGTCAACGGATTTTAGCGTTGCTACAGCCTCTTTGCCAAGGCCTGCCGCGCAGTCAAGAAATACCACATCGTGCCCATCTGCAGCATCGGCAACAACTTTCTGGAGCTTGTCCGGCTTTGTGTTTTTAAGGTCGCTCATGGAGATTCCTGCAGGAATTACCCTAAGCCCCGAAGGATGAACATACATAGCCTCGTTGACATCAGCCTCACCTCTAAGAACATCGTGAAGTGTTTTCGGATACAGCGGCACGCCTAAGTGAAACCCAAGATTTGGGGTCGTGAGATTCCCGTCAATTACAAGAGTTCTTTGACCGAACTCATTTAGAGCAGCACCTAGATTTGCGGTAAGTGTGGTCTTTCCAACTCCGCCTTTTCCCCCAGTAACAGCGATAACGCGCGTCATTAAAACACCAGAATGATATTAATATTGTGGACTCGGGTATATATATTTATGCGCTCAAAAATTAGCTATGCGAACAGGGATTAACACAAAAAATGAATTTTCTGCACCAACCCATCTAGTCCTAATTGCGCTAGTGCTGGTATTCTAAGCACTTGCATCGGCTTCTAATACGGAACATATTTTTTGCGCGCATTTTTCCGTAAATGTCATTCTGTTTTTTGTGGCCGGTGTGTTGTTAAAACGAGTTAGGTGATTTGATTAACAATGAAATAAAAAAAGAAATAAGTTACGAAGAAATTGAAGCAATACGCAATTCAGCCGAACCTCCGAGTATTGGAGGCATACGAGCAATATGCGACTATTTCGGAATGAACAGCTCTTCCGGCAAGCAAATAATGCATATCCATAAATTCGGCGTGCCGATAAAAACGATAATAGACGCGCTTGAAAATGGAGAAAATAGAATAAATGCATATGGCGGCGACCCGCGAATAACCGGTATTGCAATTGGCGATAAGAATAGAAAATATGCTCTTATTGTGTTTGGCGATTGTGGCAAATCTATGGACATACAATCCGTCTATCCGCTTAACGATTTTAAACCGGTTAAACAAATCGGGCGCTTTTAAAAAACGCGAAGCTTAAACATTTTGTCTATCGGCAATGTGAAGCGCATAACTTTAAATATACCGCCCGATAATTCACTGTTATGAACCTAGACGAAAACGATATAATAAAGGAAATAATGGCAAAAACAGGCAAAACTGCCGATGAAATCGCAAAGCTTATCGAGGATAAAGAGCTGGAATTTTCAGGGATGGTATCGAGAACCGGCGCGGCTTTTATTGTCGGCAGGGAGCTTGGCGTAAATCTCCTAAAGCCTGCTGCAAATGTGCTTAAGATAAAAAACATAGTGCCGGAACTTTCGCGAGTCAATTTCTTTGGAAAAATCATACAAGTGTCACAGGTGCGCGAGTTCGAAACAGAGCGCGGAAAAGGAAAAGTTGTAAACCTTGTTCTTGCGGATGACACAGGAACCATACGCATTCCCCTTTGGAATGAAAGCGCCGACCTTGTTGGCGGAGAAAGCGGATTTGCAGTTGGAGATGTTGTTGAAATATCCGGCGCATACACGCGAAAAGACAATTACGGACGCGCCGAGCTTCAGCTTGGAAAATATGGCGCAATGAAAAAGAACAGCGAAGTCAGCATAACTGTCTCAAGTGAAGTCCCGACTCAATCAGAAGCATACAAAGACATGACGCTTGACAACATCACAGAAAATACTTTTGTGAATATCAGGACAACAATCATTCAGGTTTTTGAAAGAAAAATGATTTACCGAAAATGCTCAATATGTAAAGAAAAACTTGAAGGAATGCTTTGCCCAAAACATAAGGATGCAAAACCGGATAAGCTTCTGATGATTTCTGCAATGCTTGACGACGGCTACGCATCGATAAACGCAGCATTCTTCAGAGAAGCCGCAGAAAATCTTTTGCAGAAGAACACAAATGAAGTGGAAGAAGATATAATAATAAATGGGGAGCGCACCATATGGAACAATCTCAAAATCGTTGGAAAGACATACAACATACAAGCGCTCGTCCGAAGAAATGAAGTAATGAACCGGCTTGAGCTTGCCGTTCATAAGGTCAAAGCAGTAAATGTTTCTTCAGAATGCAATGCGCTTCTCTCTGAATTAAAAACAGATGGCGTCAGCGTACAATGAAAAAACAGAATAACAAATAAATAATGAGACTCTAATCTATAAGGTGTGACCCATGTCAAAAAAAGAAATAATGAATGTTGAAGAATTGCCTGATGCAATGCCTAAAACATCTGGAAAAAAAGAAATAACTTCAGTTGAAGATTTGCCCGGGGTGGGGCCAAAGACAGCGGAAAAGCTTGCAGAAGCAGGATATGGCGAATTAATGTCAATCGCCACGGCAAGTGCAGCAGAAATCGCGGTAATCGCTGATTTAGGCGATGGAACTGCGGCAAAAATAATTCTTGAAGCGCGAAACGCGCTTAATCTAGGATATGAAACTGGGCTTTCTGCTCTTGAAAAACGTAAAAATGTAGGAAAGCTAAACACGGGAAGCAAAGAATTGAACGCGCTTCTTGGCGGCGGAATAGAAACGCAGGCAATAACTGAATGCTACGGAGCTTTCGGCTCTGGAAAGACGCAGATGTCGCATCAGCTTTCGGTAAATGCCCAGATGCCAAAAGACCAAGGCGGACTTGACGGCGGAGTACTTTTCATAGATACTGAAAATACGTTCAGGCCTGAGCGAATTATTCAAATGGCTGAAGCCTCTGGCCTCGACCCTCAAAAAGTTCTTGCAAACATACATATCGGCAGAGCATATAATTCAGACCACCAAATACTTCTGCTTGAAAAGGCAAAAGACATAATACGGGAAAACAATGTAAAGTTAGTGGTTGTTGATTCCATAACTTCGCAATTCCGCTCAGATTATGTCGGCAGAGGAACGCTTGCAAACAGGCAGCAAAAGCTGAACCAGCACATGCATGCGCTGCAGAAGTTCGCGGATACGTTCAATCTCGCAGTTTACATAACTAATCAAGTTATGTCACGTCCGGATATGCTTTTCGGCGATCCAACTGC includes these proteins:
- a CDS encoding ATP-binding protein; translated protein: MNVSNFLKSAGYFFLLMRPFSKPEKDALDTILPDLPKDARTTAKKLVKQYKARIARKQMPYSEKITSIRHYSLLEAYGEESKDEIARLNKILIDAAETRITEEFSKNAWQNLQKIFAPHLIGFDDIKKGVLLQIFSKDPVHVLLIGDTGTGKTDILRAAEDISPISAFGLGSGTSNTGLTATVRGKEVRKGILSLADNGMALIDELNLMKTEDRAGLYNAMEKGFITFDKGGNHFKFDARCSVLASANPKGSKFKGTTLKETKAQMPFEPALISRFHLIYLIREQTITQFMKIADSVLAHTDSANKKDAEFLKKYIEKAKSLNVDFNETYNAAIKEFVKKAKESESRLVIEVTPRFVVGLKRMIDASARIEQRSRVEKKDVLRAIEAVSYALSTARI
- the glyS gene encoding glycine--tRNA ligase gives rise to the protein MPSNKKFQEQLIQMLTHRGFVWGPEPEIYGGLAGFFTYAPLGKRLKNNIENKIREVFIAHNFWEVECPIVMPREVWKASGHLEGFTDPLVECSKCKGVFRIDKLIEEKYPDVIVSAFKEHQFLDYINDLRVKCPTCGSKFLPEIRRHNLMMRTTIGTNTEAYNRPETATTTYLPFKRYYEFFRKKFPFGVFQIGKAFRNEISPRQHVIRCREFTQAEAQLFLTKKLKHDWKPFEKVKKEKLPLWTWYMQDNKKDPASTSLDEAINSNVLKNKAYAWTLYVSYKIFLELGIPQEKIRFRQHAPDEKAFYSDDTWDLEAELESFGWTEMCGISDRTDYDIGNHSKASGTDMSVPDEENNKIFPQIIEIAFGTDRPAFAILDICYKPDAGVGERNVLNLPNHLAPIQVAVFPLMARDNLDVKAREVHAMLAKEFMASYDEAGSIGKRYARMDEVGTPFCVTIDYDSLEKKDVTIRERDTGKQVRVKIGELAERLRKDLK
- the radA gene encoding DNA repair and recombination protein RadA, whose translation is MPKTSGKKEITSVEDLPGVGPKTAEKLAEAGYGELMSIATASAAEIAVIADLGDGTAAKIILEARNALNLGYETGLSALEKRKNVGKLNTGSKELNALLGGGIETQAITECYGAFGSGKTQMSHQLSVNAQMPKDQGGLDGGVLFIDTENTFRPERIIQMAEASGLDPQKVLANIHIGRAYNSDHQILLLEKAKDIIRENNVKLVVVDSITSQFRSDYVGRGTLANRQQKLNQHMHALQKFADTFNLAVYITNQVMSRPDMLFGDPTAPIGGNIVGHQSTFRIYLRKSKGDLRIAKLVDSPNLPDGEAIIKVTTEGIKDKE
- a CDS encoding tryptophan--tRNA ligase; translation: MVVQKVTPWEVEGTVDYDKLIKEFGTKPVDAQLKAKIEKITGESNIFMRRGFYYSHRDMDLILKDYESGKGFFLYNGIATGGEIHIGHLISFIFAKWLQDKFKVNYYIQIPDEEKFLFKQNLNWEDMQNRAMENALHLAALGFDPDRTFMFRNTEYIKQMYPIAMKVAKKVNYSTVKAVFGFNDQSNIGMIFYPALQIVPTFFENKRCLIPAGIDQDNYWRPQRDIAESLGGCKTAAMHNKFLPPLTGISGKMSASAKDTAIYLSDDEKTVKQKVMKYAFSGGQPTVEEHRKLGGNPDIDVSFQWLSILFEEDDKKLEQIREDYKSGKLLSGEMKQILIEKLNAFLREHKKKKENAKALAEKIMYSGKLAQAMWKC
- the minD gene encoding cell division ATPase MinD, with translation MTRVIAVTGGKGGVGKTTLTANLGAALNEFGQRTLVIDGNLTTPNLGFHLGVPLYPKTLHDVLRGEADVNEAMYVHPSGLRVIPAGISMSDLKNTKPDKLQKVVADAADGHDVVFLDCAAGLGKEAVATLKSVDELLIVTNPQLPAVTDALKTIKLAEELGVGVIGVVLNRVRGHSSELSNADIESLLGHPIIASIPEDPTVHDSLAAKTPVTAYSPSSKSAVAMKALAAKIGGIEWQPPTKGGPAMSIFERIFSFLKI